From Peromyscus eremicus chromosome 3, PerEre_H2_v1, whole genome shotgun sequence, one genomic window encodes:
- the Clec4f gene encoding LOW QUALITY PROTEIN: C-type lectin domain family 4 member F (The sequence of the model RefSeq protein was modified relative to this genomic sequence to represent the inferred CDS: substituted 1 base at 1 genomic stop codon) yields MSSGRTFGDQWWEQDKRMKEVALDRDVATFCKGNQCVSLQPRDHQQLGRMAEKQEAPQGFRGYVGSSSTWQEELQMLKYQMDNVSSQVQLLGNHLENASADIQQTKGVLKDSGSLALETQALRSSLESASADIHNLRGDLEKANAMTSQTQGLLKSSTEHTSAELLMLGKGLKEAQTEIQALRGSLQSSNDLSSQTQSFLQHSVDNTSAEIQAVRDHLERADDEMSSLKKDLETVTAEAQKANGHLEKTDTQIQVLKAELKSTSSLNSHIEAVSGQLKDTSRELQTLKGDLGDAAALKSKIQVLQSNLQKAKAEMQSLKTDLEATKTLTAKIQEEQSRLRALQEAVTSQEQVQRNQNQLLQLILQGWKVFRGSLYYFSHEEKSWHEAEKFCVSQGAHLASVTSQEEQSCLLCTGIPVKSTSTVYHWIGLTDQGMEGNWRWVDGTPFNHAQSEGFWGKNQPDNWRHTNGEFEDCVHTQQLWNDMICGANYPWVCKKSIGQAVAXMGQS; encoded by the exons ATGAGCTCAG GACGGACCTTTGGGGACCAGTGGTGGGAGCAGGACAAGAGGATGAAGGAGGTGGCGTTGGACAGAGATGTGGCCACATTCTGCAAGGGCAACCAGTGTGTTTCCCTACAGCCCCGAG ATCATCAACAGCTTGGCAGGATGGCAGAAAAGCAAGAGGCTCCCCAGGGGTTCAGGGGCTATGTGGGGAGTTCTAGCACTTGGCAGGAGGAGCTACAGATGCTGAAGTACCAAATGGACAATGTTAGTTCTCAGGTCCAGTTGCTTGGGAACCATCTGGAGAATGCCAGTGCTGACATTCAGCAGACAAAAGGTGTGCTAAAGGACTCTGGTTCCTTGGCTTTGGAGACCCAGGCACTGAGAAGCTCCTTGGAGTCGGCCAGTGCTGATATCCATAATCTGAGAGGAGATTTGGAAAAGGCAAATGCTATGACTTCCCAGACCCAAGGTCTCTTAAAGAGCAGCACAGAACACACCAGTGCTGAACTCCTCATGCTGGGCAAAGGCCTGAAGGAAGCCCAGACTGAGATCCAGGCATTGAGAGGAAGTCTGCAGAGTTCAAATGACCTCAGCTCCCAGACCCAGAGCTTTCTCCAGCACAGTGTGGACAACACTAGCGCGGAGATCCAGGCTGTGAGAGATCACCTGGAAAGGGCTGATGATGAAATGAGCTCATTAAAGAAAGATCTGGAAACAGTCACTGCCGAGGCTCAAAAGGCCAACGGCCACCTGGAGAAGACAGATACCCAGATCCAGGTGTTGAAAGCTGAGCTGAAAAGCACCAGTTCCTTAAACTCCCATATCGAGGCAGTCAGTGGTCAACTGAAAGACACCAGCAGAGAGTTACAGACCCTGAAAGGAGACCTGGGGGACGCTGCAGCGCTGAAGTCCAAGATCCAGGTGCTACAGAGCAATCTGCAGAAGGCCAAggcagagatgcagagtttgaaaACCGATCTGGAGGCTACCAAAACTCTCACTGCCAAGATTCAGGAAGAACAGAGTCGCCTGAGGGCCCTACAGGAAGCTGTGACTTCacaggagcaggtgcagaggaaTCAGA ATCAGCTTCTCCAGCTGATCCTGCAGGGCTGGAAGGTCTTCCGTGGAAGCTTGTATTACTTTTCTCACGAGGAGAAGTCGTGGCATGAGGCTGAGAAGTTCTGTGTGTCCCAGGGAGCGCACCTGGCATCAGTGACCTCTCAGGAAGAACAG TCCTGCCTCCTTTGCACAGGCATTCCTGTAAAGTCCACAAGTACTGTGTACCATTGGATCGGGCTCACTGACCAGGGCATGGAAGGCAACTGGCGCTGGGTAGATGGGACACCATTCAATCATGCCCAGAGCGAGGG GTTTTGGGGAAAAAATCAGCCCGACAACTGGAGACACACGAATGGAGAGTTTGAAGACTGCGTCCACACGCAGCAACTGTGGAATGACATGATCTGTGGGGCCAACTACCCCTGGGTGTGCAAGAAGTCCATAGGTCAGGCTGTGGCCTGAATGGGCCAGAGCTGA